In Candidatus Sulfurimonas marisnigri, a single genomic region encodes these proteins:
- a CDS encoding flagellar assembly protein A, protein MLIFTPITKISFNIISTINEVAKNRNIKQSDVDFDLLGMQTLIQSGVHKDWTIIEKPLEKVFDEDTLRSNTLFVKQEYKLKLRPYMQNKFFENIKIEIALNKAKSKVVATFKKGSVFPCDKNLAKLLKKEINHRKLRIGLLIGHFEGTLNSTLIKLSKVIKCNTPLQKDLRITIASSPGAVFSVDDSIILHYEKNEKKFIEGVDVNELIFEYIKPKKGIHGRSCNGNQITVSEPKVEFSQYKPDKETIETKEDENSVKYYSKVNGYVKNESGFISISKEVSIKSASFRGTGSISTGEDRDISINIHNENSSDDAVGSGVSIDVKELHVDGTVGSHANVKATDLSVGEQTHRNSQLEAVENAKIHLHRGNLKAKTAQIEILENGIVVADDVHVKKMLGGEIVGKRIIVEELASNTTIIASESIEIYTISGQHNKLIINPDKIESYHEKAEALKEEIKIKKTLLAETKKQHEKDLSEHNKQLDRIKVFQKRVINAIKAEKAPNRTDVIRVKQYKNEAEKLKNKAALIADEENEIIQTSTELEKLYEAELHAKIVNKSRYDGHTQVIFVDVKTSQEYTMLPEGVYKELFLKKDGDDKKISW, encoded by the coding sequence GTGCTAATCTTCACTCCTATTACCAAAATTTCATTTAATATAATAAGCACAATAAATGAAGTTGCGAAAAATAGAAATATCAAACAAAGTGATGTAGATTTTGATTTACTTGGGATGCAGACGCTTATTCAATCTGGAGTACATAAAGACTGGACAATTATAGAAAAACCGCTTGAAAAAGTATTTGATGAAGATACACTAAGGTCTAATACACTCTTTGTAAAACAAGAGTATAAACTCAAGCTAAGACCTTACATGCAAAATAAATTTTTTGAAAATATAAAAATAGAAATAGCATTAAACAAAGCAAAAAGCAAAGTCGTAGCCACATTTAAAAAGGGGTCTGTTTTTCCTTGTGACAAGAATTTGGCAAAACTTCTAAAAAAAGAGATTAACCATAGAAAATTGCGTATAGGGCTGCTCATTGGACACTTTGAAGGTACTCTAAATTCTACATTGATTAAACTCTCAAAAGTAATAAAATGCAATACACCGCTTCAAAAAGATTTAAGAATTACAATAGCAAGTTCTCCTGGAGCTGTATTTTCTGTTGATGATTCAATTATTTTACATTATGAAAAAAATGAAAAGAAATTTATTGAAGGTGTTGATGTTAATGAACTTATTTTTGAGTATATAAAACCAAAAAAAGGTATACATGGCAGAAGCTGTAATGGTAATCAAATTACAGTAAGTGAGCCAAAGGTTGAATTTTCACAATATAAGCCAGATAAAGAAACTATTGAAACTAAAGAGGATGAAAATTCTGTCAAATATTACTCAAAAGTAAATGGATATGTAAAAAACGAATCTGGCTTTATATCAATATCTAAAGAGGTATCCATAAAATCTGCTTCTTTTCGTGGTACCGGCTCTATAAGTACAGGCGAAGATAGAGATATATCTATAAATATACACAATGAAAATAGTTCGGATGATGCTGTTGGAAGTGGAGTCAGTATAGATGTTAAAGAGCTTCATGTAGATGGCACAGTAGGCTCACATGCTAATGTAAAAGCAACTGATTTAAGTGTCGGTGAGCAGACACATAGAAATTCACAGCTAGAAGCTGTTGAAAATGCAAAAATTCATCTTCACCGTGGTAATCTCAAAGCAAAAACTGCACAAATTGAGATTTTAGAAAATGGAATAGTTGTGGCAGATGATGTACATGTAAAGAAAATGTTAGGTGGAGAAATAGTAGGAAAAAGAATTATTGTCGAGGAGCTTGCGTCAAATACAACAATTATAGCATCGGAATCGATTGAGATTTATACTATATCAGGTCAACACAATAAGCTAATAATAAACCCTGACAAGATAGAATCATATCATGAAAAAGCAGAAGCTCTTAAGGAAGAAATAAAAATAAAAAAAACTCTACTTGCAGAAACAAAGAAACAGCATGAAAAAGATTTATCTGAACATAACAAACAACTAGACAGAATAAAAGTATTTCAAAAAAGAGTTATAAACGCAATAAAAGCAGAAAAAGCACCAAACAGAACAGATGTTATAAGAGTGAAACAATATAAAAATGAAGCTGAAAAATTAAAAAACAAAGCTGCGCTTATCGCTGACGAAGAAAATGAAATAATCCAAACAAGCACTGAGCTTGAAAAGCTGTATGAAGCAGAACTTCATGCAAAAATAGTGAATAAAAGCAGATATGACGGGCATACTCAAGTTATATTTGTAGATGTTAAAACATCACAGGAGTACACCATGCTTCCTGAAGGAGTTTATAAAGAACTGTTTCTGAAAAAAGATGGTGACGACAAAAAAATAAGCTGGTAA
- the fabZ gene encoding 3-hydroxyacyl-ACP dehydratase FabZ, which yields MTMDVTEIQKIIPHRYPFLLLDRVTDIQEKESLVGFKNVTIGDNVFQGHFPGHPIYPGVMILEGMAQAGGILAFKSMGDMTEEEAANKVVYFMSIDKAKFRTPVKPGDRLEYRINVIKNKGAIWMLDGKAYVDDVLVSQAELKAMIVDK from the coding sequence ATGACAATGGACGTTACTGAAATTCAGAAAATTATACCTCACCGTTACCCTTTTTTACTTTTAGATAGAGTTACTGATATTCAAGAAAAAGAGTCTCTTGTTGGGTTTAAAAACGTAACTATTGGCGATAATGTATTTCAAGGTCACTTTCCTGGTCACCCTATATACCCAGGAGTTATGATTTTAGAAGGCATGGCTCAAGCTGGTGGTATTCTTGCATTTAAGAGCATGGGAGATATGACTGAAGAAGAAGCTGCAAATAAAGTTGTATATTTTATGAGTATTGATAAAGCAAAGTTTCGTACTCCCGTTAAGCCAGGTGATAGACTAGAGTACCGTATAAATGTTATAAAAAATAAAGGTGCTATCTGGATGCTTGATGGTAAAGCTTATGTTGATGATGTTTTAGTTTCACAAGCTGAATTAAAAGCTATGATTGTAGATAAATAA
- a CDS encoding response regulator transcription factor: protein MKILLLEDEVMLNESICEYLESQGHLVETYFDGLEAYENIKKNSYDLLILDINVPGMDGLSFLENIHALKIHVQTIYISALVDIEDISRAYDLGCYDYLKKPFHLKELSLRVDRVKLSNDIPRVHLRLSKNYSYDQEHSTLLFNGEYQTLSKRQSQIIDLLSRNRGMVVDFEQFQIYVWDEQIVDNATIRAEINRLKKFLKEEVILNVRGMGYMIEKP from the coding sequence ATGAAGATACTTTTACTAGAAGATGAGGTGATGCTCAATGAATCTATATGTGAGTATCTAGAGTCACAGGGACACCTGGTAGAGACATATTTTGATGGGCTGGAAGCATATGAGAACATAAAAAAGAACTCTTATGATTTATTGATTTTAGATATCAATGTTCCAGGAATGGATGGACTTAGTTTTTTAGAAAATATTCATGCGCTTAAAATACATGTACAGACAATATACATTAGTGCTTTGGTGGATATTGAGGATATATCCCGCGCTTATGATTTGGGTTGTTATGATTACTTGAAAAAGCCGTTTCATTTAAAAGAGTTGTCATTAAGAGTAGACAGGGTTAAGCTCTCCAATGATATTCCAAGAGTTCACCTAAGACTCTCAAAAAATTATAGCTATGACCAAGAGCACAGCACACTTCTTTTTAATGGAGAGTATCAAACTTTAAGTAAAAGGCAATCCCAAATAATTGATCTTTTATCAAGAAACAGAGGGATGGTAGTTGATTTTGAACAGTTTCAGATATATGTGTGGGATGAGCAAATAGTAGATAATGCTACCATAAGAGCTGAAATAAACAGGCTGAAGAAGTTTTTAAAAGAAGAGGTTATATTAAATGTTCGCGGCATGGGGTATATGATAGAGAAGCCTTAA
- the lpxA gene encoding acyl-ACP--UDP-N-acetylglucosamine O-acyltransferase produces MSKISPHAIIEDGAVIGKDVEIGPFCFISAQATIGDGTKIEQSTSICGKTTIGKNNHIFSNAVIGSIPQDLKFDGEDVELIIGDNNKIREFTLFNPGTKGGGAKTIIGSHNLFMGYVHIGHDVIIGNHCILANAATLAGHVEMGDYTVIGGMTPVHQFVHIGDYAMIGGASALAQDIPPFCMAEGNRANLRGLNLTGLRRHLNREDINELKSAYRELFESGRPLKDVANELLENTKNHYVNDLCDFVIKTKRGIPYERKNV; encoded by the coding sequence TTGAGTAAAATTTCTCCTCATGCTATCATCGAAGATGGTGCAGTTATAGGTAAAGATGTTGAAATAGGGCCTTTTTGCTTTATTTCAGCACAAGCAACAATTGGTGATGGAACCAAAATAGAGCAAAGTACATCAATATGTGGAAAAACAACTATTGGTAAAAACAACCATATATTTTCAAATGCTGTAATTGGTTCAATTCCACAAGATTTGAAATTTGATGGTGAAGATGTTGAGCTAATTATCGGTGACAACAACAAAATCAGAGAATTCACACTTTTTAACCCTGGAACAAAAGGTGGAGGTGCTAAAACTATCATCGGCTCACATAATCTTTTTATGGGGTATGTTCATATTGGACATGATGTAATTATAGGGAACCACTGTATTTTAGCAAATGCTGCAACTCTAGCAGGCCATGTAGAAATGGGAGACTATACTGTAATTGGAGGGATGACTCCAGTTCATCAGTTCGTTCACATTGGGGACTATGCTATGATTGGTGGTGCTTCTGCGCTTGCTCAGGATATACCACCATTTTGTATGGCCGAAGGTAATCGTGCCAATTTAAGAGGACTTAATTTAACTGGCTTGAGACGCCATCTTAATCGTGAAGATATAAATGAACTAAAATCTGCATATAGAGAGTTGTTTGAGTCAGGAAGACCGCTAAAAGATGTAGCTAATGAATTACTTGAAAATACAAAAAACCATTATGTTAATGACTTGTGTGATTTTGTAATTAAAACAAAAAGAGGAATCCCATATGAAAGGAAAAACGTATGA
- a CDS encoding methyl-accepting chemotaxis protein gives MLYIIISTVFIVSTSIVLQSIYSINALTEENIKKYTQEAYTNKEIELKNYVSVAIKSVESFYKRTSSEKVKKELINDLEIQTDFIFKIIKNEYESNNNRLSKLQLQNHIKNLLSCATYGKDGYFWINDTNQNMVMHPIKPSLDGQDLSNFKDPNGVHIFSEMTKIAQSKGAGVVEYSWAKPGFDTPQPKISYVKLFKPFNWVIGTGAYVSDVTTKMQEEALKTVSEIRFGESGYFWINNADPKMIMHPIKPSLNGKELSAVKDPKGVYLFNEMAKIAKDKGSGIVKYHWEKPGYDKPQPKISYIEMFKPWGWIIGTGEYVDNIEDKILQMRKDADSEIASSVTDIIVTTIILAFLVGLMVVLVANKIIILPIKDILKILVKLEECDLTKKAVVNSNDEIQDIAHSMNRFIEKVHASIDGAKVTSIDNSSISHELSVTSLDVGKNVEKSVLIVNETTEKTHLIMQEIMDSIKDARASKDEIIEANNILNSVRDEIVELTKKVQSSAQNETELASSIEALSKDTEQVKGILTVIADIADQTNLLALNAAIEAARAGEHGRGFAVVADEVRKLAERTQKSLLEINATINVIVQSTASASDQMGSNSKDMDALACTSIEVEKKINETATIVNNATSASDKTVKDFERTGEKIKNIENSINEINSLSTVNARSVEEIASAAEHLYSMTEELSGKLELFKT, from the coding sequence ATGTTGTATATTATTATATCAACTGTCTTCATAGTTTCAACATCAATTGTGTTGCAGTCAATTTATAGTATAAATGCATTGACTGAAGAAAATATAAAAAAGTATACACAAGAAGCGTATACAAACAAAGAGATAGAGCTTAAAAACTATGTCTCAGTAGCTATAAAATCAGTAGAGTCTTTTTATAAAAGAACATCTAGCGAAAAAGTAAAAAAAGAGCTTATTAATGATTTGGAGATACAAACTGATTTTATATTTAAAATTATAAAAAATGAGTATGAAAGTAACAACAATAGATTGTCTAAACTTCAGCTTCAAAATCACATAAAAAATCTTTTATCTTGTGCTACTTATGGTAAAGATGGCTATTTCTGGATTAACGATACAAATCAAAATATGGTTATGCATCCAATAAAGCCAAGCTTAGATGGTCAGGACCTCTCTAACTTTAAAGATCCAAATGGTGTTCACATATTTAGCGAAATGACAAAAATAGCACAATCAAAAGGTGCAGGCGTTGTTGAATACAGCTGGGCTAAACCGGGCTTTGACACACCACAGCCAAAAATCTCTTATGTGAAACTATTTAAGCCATTTAACTGGGTAATAGGAACAGGTGCATATGTTTCTGATGTTACCACAAAGATGCAAGAAGAAGCACTAAAAACAGTATCTGAAATAAGATTTGGAGAGAGTGGATATTTTTGGATAAATAATGCAGATCCAAAAATGATTATGCATCCTATAAAACCTTCTCTCAATGGAAAAGAGTTGTCAGCAGTTAAGGATCCAAAAGGGGTTTATCTTTTTAATGAGATGGCTAAAATCGCAAAAGATAAAGGTTCTGGAATTGTTAAATACCACTGGGAAAAACCGGGGTATGATAAACCGCAACCCAAGATATCATATATTGAAATGTTTAAGCCATGGGGATGGATAATCGGAACAGGAGAATATGTAGATAACATTGAAGATAAAATCTTACAAATGCGCAAAGACGCAGATAGTGAAATAGCTTCCTCTGTTACTGACATAATCGTCACTACAATTATATTGGCATTTTTAGTTGGACTTATGGTTGTTTTGGTGGCAAATAAAATTATTATATTGCCAATAAAAGATATTTTAAAAATTTTAGTAAAACTTGAAGAGTGCGACCTTACAAAAAAAGCAGTTGTAAATAGTAATGATGAAATTCAGGATATTGCACACTCGATGAACAGGTTTATAGAAAAAGTACATGCTAGTATCGATGGAGCTAAAGTCACTAGTATTGATAACTCTTCTATTTCTCACGAACTTTCTGTTACCTCTTTGGACGTTGGGAAAAATGTTGAGAAATCTGTATTGATAGTTAATGAAACTACAGAAAAAACTCATTTAATAATGCAAGAGATAATGGACTCAATAAAAGATGCACGAGCAAGTAAAGATGAAATAATAGAAGCTAATAATATACTAAACAGTGTTAGAGATGAAATTGTGGAACTTACGAAAAAAGTACAATCAAGTGCACAAAACGAAACAGAACTTGCCTCTAGCATAGAAGCATTGTCAAAAGACACTGAACAAGTAAAAGGTATCTTAACAGTAATTGCCGATATTGCAGACCAAACAAACTTACTAGCACTAAATGCAGCGATAGAAGCAGCTCGCGCAGGAGAACATGGAAGAGGGTTTGCTGTTGTTGCTGATGAGGTTAGAAAACTAGCAGAGAGAACACAAAAGAGTCTCTTGGAAATAAATGCAACAATAAATGTAATAGTTCAATCTACTGCATCTGCAAGTGATCAAATGGGCAGTAATTCAAAAGATATGGATGCATTGGCATGTACATCAATAGAAGTAGAGAAAAAAATAAATGAAACCGCAACTATTGTTAATAATGCAACAAGTGCAAGTGATAAGACCGTTAAAGACTTTGAGCGTACAGGCGAAAAAATTAAAAATATTGAAAACAGTATTAATGAAATAAACTCATTATCAACCGTAAATGCAAGAAGTGTAGAAGAAATTGCTAGTGCAGCTGAACATTTATACAGTATGACTGAGGAGCTTAGTGGTAAGCTAGAACTATTTAAAACATAA
- a CDS encoding epoxyqueuosine reductase QueH, with protein MLVHICCSVDSHFFLQKLQRDYPDEKLTGFFYDPNIHPYSEYQLRFLDVQRSCKMLGIDLLEGEYDFEAWMIAVRGLENEPEKGARCEVCFDKRFDVSAKKALELGETKVTTTLLVSPLKSQEQLKRSGDIFYEKYGVEFIAVDYRAGGGTQDQSRVTKEEQLYRQDYCGCVFGLTMQRDQQERLMDEMFSPISNQTLPASIEERLQMYRFRMELEDKNTEYKIIKEKFLNYRQFSFKLISGKSEIIPAYALTYSTLTRKKAQGRVEFESKNIHYFNREEIRFVTLEFFNSTCGFEYKTINELIFNQPNLNDELKFRNTLTYTNYDLSPIIVVDDIPQTKLTIILDAKTYEDVREKLIII; from the coding sequence ATCTTAGTACACATTTGCTGCAGTGTTGACTCACACTTTTTTTTACAAAAACTACAACGTGATTATCCGGATGAGAAACTGACTGGATTTTTTTATGACCCAAATATTCATCCTTATTCAGAGTATCAGCTCCGTTTTTTAGATGTACAGCGTTCTTGCAAAATGCTTGGTATTGATTTACTTGAAGGTGAATATGATTTTGAAGCTTGGATGATAGCAGTTCGAGGCTTAGAAAATGAACCTGAAAAAGGTGCTAGATGTGAAGTCTGTTTTGATAAACGTTTTGATGTAAGTGCTAAAAAAGCCCTTGAACTTGGCGAAACAAAAGTAACCACAACCCTCCTTGTCAGCCCTTTAAAGTCTCAAGAACAACTTAAACGCAGTGGTGATATTTTTTACGAAAAATATGGAGTTGAATTTATCGCTGTAGACTACCGTGCTGGTGGTGGCACACAAGATCAAAGCCGTGTTACAAAAGAAGAACAGCTCTACCGCCAAGACTACTGTGGATGCGTCTTCGGACTAACTATGCAAAGAGACCAGCAAGAGCGCCTAATGGATGAAATGTTTTCTCCGATTTCAAATCAAACTCTCCCTGCTTCTATTGAAGAGAGACTTCAGATGTATAGATTTAGGATGGAGTTAGAAGATAAAAATACAGAGTATAAAATAATAAAAGAGAAATTTCTAAACTACCGCCAGTTCAGTTTTAAACTTATTTCCGGCAAGAGTGAAATTATTCCAGCATACGCCTTGACTTACTCAACTTTAACAAGGAAAAAAGCACAAGGTCGAGTAGAGTTTGAGTCTAAAAACATTCACTACTTTAATCGTGAAGAGATAAGATTTGTAACATTAGAATTTTTCAACTCTACATGTGGATTTGAGTACAAAACAATAAATGAATTGATATTTAATCAGCCAAATTTAAATGATGAACTTAAATTTAGAAATACACTCACATACACAAATTATGACTTAAGCCCTATTATTGTTGTTGATGATATTCCACAAACTAAATTAACTATTATACTTGATGCAAAAACTTACGAAGACGTCAGAGAAAAACTAATCATAATCTAA
- a CDS encoding peptidylprolyl isomerase, with the protein MFGRTELKTYELSADELSKLQWAKVSTSKGDIWIKLFPEEAPNTVANFAHLANTGFYNDLNFHRVIPGFMAQGGCPTGTGTGGPDWAIPCETAQNVSIHTRGTLSMAHAGPNTGGSQFFITFVPTPHLDGVHTVFGAIEKDDADSFAVLDSVAGQDAINSIEVLETR; encoded by the coding sequence ATGTTTGGAAGAACAGAATTAAAAACATATGAGTTAAGTGCTGATGAGTTAAGCAAACTTCAATGGGCTAAAGTATCAACAAGTAAAGGTGACATCTGGATAAAACTATTCCCTGAAGAAGCACCAAACACTGTTGCAAATTTTGCACATTTAGCAAACACAGGTTTTTATAATGACCTTAATTTTCACCGTGTAATACCTGGTTTTATGGCTCAAGGTGGTTGTCCTACTGGAACTGGAACTGGCGGACCTGACTGGGCAATTCCATGTGAAACTGCACAAAACGTATCTATTCACACTAGAGGAACACTTTCAATGGCTCATGCAGGACCAAATACTGGTGGAAGTCAATTTTTCATCACTTTTGTTCCAACTCCTCACTTAGATGGTGTTCACACTGTTTTTGGAGCAATTGAAAAAGATGATGCTGATAGCTTTGCAGTTCTTGACAGTGTTGCTGGTCAAGATGCGATTAACTCAATTGAAGTTCTTGAAACTAGATAA
- a CDS encoding sensor histidine kinase — MTIKALFRNITIKQANIFTILVLFFLTMIFVGLLVEEMYEDYESIYEQNILVKTNDYDNSELLNQKQKLLKSFFIKIVLVIVTLSFMLFAIFVGLNNIFNRLLQRDTQTFLDFFENAAQRDQVINPKMIFFKDFKVMIGYANDMVKKISEQKYALMDMNLDLEERVKRKTRDLQIINKNLEKEKIFSQELLKSQKEFLKYAVHETNTPLSVILTSIELYVMKNKKDRQLSKIEAAVKNIFSIYDDLSYLVKKDQVEYPKVVINIKNYLSGRIDFFTEVAELSRISFNYNPPIDELHIYFNETKLQRIIDNTITNAIKYTLANKKVHVSLNKNGSHVEFSMGSHSKAIKDTNKVFDAYYREEENRDGFGLGLQLVRTICDEEGVEIEVSSDDSFTSFSYKFKMMGA; from the coding sequence ATGACAATTAAAGCACTATTTAGAAATATAACAATAAAACAAGCCAATATATTTACAATTTTAGTTCTGTTTTTTCTTACCATGATCTTTGTTGGACTTCTTGTAGAAGAGATGTATGAGGATTACGAGAGCATATATGAGCAAAATATTTTAGTTAAAACTAATGATTACGATAACAGTGAGCTGTTAAATCAAAAGCAAAAGTTATTAAAATCATTTTTTATAAAAATTGTTTTGGTTATTGTTACTCTCTCTTTTATGCTCTTTGCTATATTTGTGGGACTAAATAATATATTTAATAGACTTCTACAAAGGGATACTCAAACTTTTTTAGATTTTTTTGAGAATGCAGCACAAAGAGACCAAGTAATAAACCCAAAAATGATATTTTTTAAAGATTTTAAGGTGATGATAGGGTACGCTAATGATATGGTGAAAAAAATCAGTGAACAAAAATATGCCCTTATGGATATGAACCTTGACTTAGAAGAGAGGGTCAAGAGAAAAACAAGAGATTTGCAAATAATAAATAAAAATCTCGAAAAAGAAAAAATCTTTTCGCAGGAGTTATTAAAATCACAAAAAGAGTTTTTAAAATATGCAGTTCACGAGACGAATACTCCTTTAAGCGTTATATTGACAAGTATTGAACTTTATGTCATGAAAAATAAAAAAGATAGACAACTCTCAAAAATAGAAGCAGCTGTGAAAAATATTTTTAGTATATATGATGATTTAAGCTATTTGGTTAAAAAAGATCAAGTCGAGTACCCAAAAGTTGTGATAAATATTAAAAATTACCTCTCTGGCAGAATAGATTTTTTTACAGAAGTTGCGGAACTATCGCGAATAAGTTTTAATTATAATCCGCCTATTGATGAGTTACATATATATTTTAATGAAACAAAACTTCAACGAATTATAGACAACACAATAACAAATGCAATCAAATATACTCTTGCAAATAAAAAGGTACATGTAAGCTTAAATAAAAATGGTTCACATGTAGAGTTCTCTATGGGAAGTCATTCCAAAGCCATTAAAGATACAAATAAAGTTTTTGATGCTTACTATAGAGAAGAGGAGAATAGAGACGGTTTTGGTTTAGGCTTGCAATTGGTCCGAACTATTTGTGATGAAGAGGGGGTTGAGATTGAAGTTAGCTCAGATGACTCTTTTACAAGCTTTAGCTATAAGTTTAAAATGATGGGTGCGTAA